A stretch of Chiloscyllium plagiosum isolate BGI_BamShark_2017 chromosome 6, ASM401019v2, whole genome shotgun sequence DNA encodes these proteins:
- the LOC122550768 gene encoding homeobox protein CDX-1-like, whose product MYVSYLLDKDMSMYSGSVRHSGINLGAQNFVSPPQYPDYAGYHVPGVNLDNHPQSSGSWPSPYGPSREDWGAYAAPANPVHALNTSPGTLSYNPADYNSVQTSGAASMQPLNNNLLEQPSPNSQRRNPYQWMRKPNQQLSATDKTRTKDKYRVVYTDHQRLELEKEFHYSRYITIRRKAELAANLGLSERQVKIWFQNRRAKERKLTKKKLQQQSQQGSAQLSPAPPGTAASLSVTNGGILAANSGVLPGTVSQ is encoded by the exons ATGTACGTGAGCTATCTTTTGGATAAAGACATGAGCATGTACTCGGGGTCCGTCCGGCATTCTGGCATCAATCTGGGCGCTCAGAATTTTGTCAGCCCGCCACAGTACCCGGACTATGCCGGCTATCATGTCCCCGGGGTAAATTTGGACAATCACCCGCAATCTTCCGGATCCTGGCCTTCTCCCTATGGTCCTTCCCGGGAGGACTGGGGTGCTTACGCTGCGCCTGCGAACCCGGTCCATGCCCTCAATACTTCACCAGGGACTCTGTCTTACAACCCTGCAGATTATAATTCGGTTCAGACCTCGGGAGCTGCCTCCATGCAGCCTTTAAACAATAACCTTCTGGAACAACCTTCTCCCAACAGCCAAAGACGGAACCCTTACCAATGGATGAGGAAACCAAATCAACAGCTATCAGCTACTG ATAAAACAAGAACAAAGGACAAATATCGAGTGGTGTACACGGATCACCAGAGACTGGAGCTCGAGAAAGAGTTTCATTACAGCCGCTACATCACGATCCGGCGCAAAGCGGAGCTGGCAGCTAACTTGGGGCTTTCTGAGAGGCAG GTAAAGATTTGGTTTCAGAATAGAAGAGCAAAAGAGCGAAAACTAACGAAAAAGAAGTTGCAACAGCAGTCCCAACAGGGCTCGGCCCAGCTGAGTCCAGCTCCTCCCGGGACGGCCGCTTCTCTTTCGGTAACTAACGGCGGAATACTGGCTGCCAACAGCGGTGTTTTACCTGGCACGGTCTCTCAGTGA